Proteins from one Panthera leo isolate Ple1 chromosome D1, P.leo_Ple1_pat1.1, whole genome shotgun sequence genomic window:
- the LOC122200209 gene encoding LOW QUALITY PROTEIN: olfactory receptor 51F2-like (The sequence of the model RefSeq protein was modified relative to this genomic sequence to represent the inferred CDS: substituted 1 base at 1 genomic stop codon), translated as MSNFQNITSTSITFLLTGVPGLEVFHTWISIPFCFLYITALSGNSLILFAIVTQPSLHEPMYYFFSMLSTTDLGLSISTLVTMLGIFWFDAREISFNAFLSQMFSIKLFTVMESSVLLAMTFDRFVAISNPLRYATILTDSRIAQSGVATVIRGTLMLTPMVALLKRLSFCHSHVLHHSYCFHPDVMKLSCTDTRINNAVGLTTMISTVGVDSILILLSYILIIKTVLSIASPEERKKAFSTCISHIGTAAIFYFPLISLSFVHRFGKXAPAYVHTMIANTYLLIPPVMNSFIYSVKTKQIHRAMIKILHSKDT; from the coding sequence ATGTCAAACTTCCAGAATATCACATCTACGTCCATCACTTTCCTGCTAACTGGTGTTCCTGGGCTGGAAGTCTTCCACACCTGGATCTCcattcctttctgctttctctaCATAACCGCCCTCTCAGGAAATAGCCTGATTCTCTTTGCCATTGTCACTCAGCCCAGCCTCCACGAACCCATGTATTATTTCTTCTCCATGCTGTCCACCACTGACCTCGGCCTGTCCATATCTACCCTGGTCACCATGTTGGGTATATTCTGGTTTGATGCCAGGGAGATCAGCTTTAATGCCTTCTTGTCACAGATGTTCTCTATTAAACTCTTCACTGTCATGGAATCTTCAGTGTTGTTGGCCATGACCTTTGATCGTTTTGTGGCCATCTCTAATCCACTCAGGTATGCCACCATTTTAACTGATTCCAGAATAGCTCAAAGTGGAGTGGCAACTGTCATCAGGGGGACACTAATGCTAACACCAATGGTAGCTCTTCTTAAAAGACTGTCCTTCTGCCACAGCCATGTGCTCCACCACTCCTACTGCTTCCACCCTGATGTGATGAAGCTCTCGTGCACAGACACTAGGATCAACAATGCAGTTGGGTTGACTACCATGATCTCTACTGTTGGTGTTGACTCAATCCTCATCCTCCTTTCTTACATTTTGATTATTAAGACTGTCCTCAGCATTGCATCcccagaagagaggaagaaagcctTCAGCACATGTATTTCCCATATTGGGACTGctgctattttctattttccattgaTCAGTCTGTCCTTTGTTCACAGATTTGGGAAATGAGCCCCAGCCTATGTTCATACAATGATTGCTAACACCTACCTCCTGATCCCTCCTGTAATGAACTCCTTCATCTATAGTGTGAAGACCAAACAGATACACAGAGCTATGATAAAAATTCTCCATTCCAAAGATACATAG